The Phragmites australis chromosome 15, lpPhrAust1.1, whole genome shotgun sequence genome window below encodes:
- the LOC133893632 gene encoding transcription factor bHLH155-like isoform X3, which produces MSFVQHLYISNFTFQHHHDWHLQFAAGIKSVLLVPVIPHGVLQLGSLDMVFESSALVALIKDLFHELYDTSIYHNSLATGSGYSNTLKQPIADPPDVHDFIDAIESSAQFLTVDHLNLPHPFTMPEFPVSEDVTTGAYRTGLTGRPNGPWEYESIDGFNLTDMTREYQEHTHGSTIVQNDDVLVSNSSIHSEFDQDLEGVFIQSGRLKRQQEHTGHALLQVNGNNNADPYLQLETNSYAELLPDTIVDQICHNANGESPGPTDSPDSCEIQIKKENHALRQHELSVNLLPGGQELSPISMNEGFMGSAMTDKLPTEINKTISEECRGRTVEEYTHMINSAEIKRRCRKIEHQRQRPRDRQLIQDRMEELRELIPNASKCSIDALLDKTIMYMLFLQSVSERAEKIENALEEEESSDESKKQLERCPLRVEELDQPGHLLIEMLCEDYEVFVEMANVLKGLEVSMLKGVLERRSDDNHWARFVIEASSQGFNQMQILCPLMHLLHRRR; this is translated from the exons ATGAGCTTTGTTCAACATCTTTATATAAG CAACTTTACTTTTCAGCATCACCATGACTGGCATCTTCAATTTGCAGCAGGAATCAAG TCAGTTCTGCTTGTACCGGTGATCCCTCACGGGGTTCTTCAACTGGGCTCTTTAGATATG GTTTTCGAAAGTTCAGCACTGGTGGCACTCATCAAGGATTTGTTCCATGAGCTTTACGATACCTCAATCTATCACAACTCTTTAGCCACCGGGTCTGGCTACTCAAATACTTTGAAGCAACCTATTGCAGATCCTCCAGACGTCCATGACTTTATTGATGCGATCGAGAGTTCTGCTCAGTTCTTGACTGTTGATCACCTTAATCTACCACATCCCTTCACTATGCCGGAGTTTCCGGTATCAGAAGATGTCACCACAGGCGCTTACAGAACAGGTCTAACGGGTCGCCCCAATGGACCCTGGGAGTACGAAAGTATCGATGGCTTTAACCTGACAGATATGACACGTGAATATCAAGAGCATACTCATGGAAGCACTATTGTTCAAAATGATGATGTCCTGGTTTCAAATTCTTCAATTCATTCAGAGTTCGACCAAGATCTCGAGGGAGTGTTCATTCAGAGTGGTAGGTTGAAAAGACAACAAGAACATACAGGCCATGCTCTCCTTCAAGTGAATGGCAACAACAATGCCGATCCTTACTTGCAGCTTGAAACCAACAGTTATGCAGAATTGTTACCAGATACTATAGTCGACCAAATTTGTCATAATGCAAATGGTGAATCTCCTGGGCCAACTGATTCTCCAGATTCATGCGAGATACAAATTAAGAAAGAAAATCATGCCTTAAGGCAGCATGAATTGTCAGTTAATCTTCTCCCAGGTGGTCAAGAACTTTCACCTATCTCCATGAATGAAGGCTTCATGGGTTCTGCAATGACTGATAAATTGCCTACAGAAATCAACAAGACCATAAGTGAGGAATGCAGAGGTCGTACGGTTGAAGAATATACACACATGATAAATTCAGCAGAGATCaaaagaagatgcagaaaaatTGAGCACCAAAGGCAACGACCGAGAGACAGACAGCTGATCCAAGATAGGATGGAGGAGTTGAGGGAGCTCATTCCAAACGCATCAAAG TGCAGCATCGATGCACTATTGGACAAAACCATAATGTACATGCTGTTCCTTCAAAGTGTATCCGAGAGAGCTGAAAAG ATTGAGAATgcattggaggaggaggaatccAGTGATGAGAGCAAGAAGCAACTTGAGAGGTGCCCTCTGAGAGTTGAAGAGCTTGATCAGCCTGGTCATCTGCTCATCGAG ATGTTGTGCGAGGACTACGAAGTCTTTGTTGAGATGGCGAATGTGTTGAAGGGCCTTGAGGTGAGCATGCTCAAAGGAGTGCTGGAGCGTCGCTCTGATGACAACCATTGGGCTCGCTTTGTCATCGAG GCTTCATCGCAAGGTTTCAACCAGATGCAGATTCTGTGCCCACTGATGCATCTCTTGCACCGGAGGAGATGA